One candidate division KSB1 bacterium DNA segment encodes these proteins:
- the dnaJ gene encoding molecular chaperone DnaJ — protein sequence MSTKHDYYEILGVPRSASEEEIKKAYRKLAMQYHPDRNKADKTAEEKFKEVGEAYSVLSDAEKRARYDRFGHQATGPGAAQQQQWSGGFEFDLSDALRQFMEGGMFGGAFGQQSRGGSGPQRVRGSDLQVKLNLTLEEIATGVTKKIRVKRYAKCHECDGSGAKKGTQRKTCPTCKGTGQIRQVSNTILGQFVNIQPCTQCRGEGKIIPEPCAQCRGEGRDREDAVVDVSIPAGVATGNYLTLRGEGNAGPRGGPAGDLIAIIEEVEHEHFRRDGDNILYTLLLSIPQLILGDEVDVPTLTGQARLKIEPGTIPGRILRMRGKGLPAVNSRHVGDELVEVKLHVPSKLTPRERELIEELKRSENFRPGAGDKSFFGRMKDAFGS from the coding sequence ATGTCCACGAAACACGATTACTACGAGATTTTGGGAGTTCCGCGCAGCGCGAGCGAGGAGGAGATCAAGAAGGCCTATCGCAAGCTCGCGATGCAGTATCATCCCGATCGCAATAAGGCCGACAAGACGGCGGAGGAGAAGTTCAAGGAGGTTGGCGAGGCCTACTCCGTGCTGTCCGACGCGGAGAAGCGCGCGCGTTATGATCGCTTTGGTCATCAGGCGACCGGACCGGGGGCGGCGCAGCAGCAGCAGTGGAGCGGCGGCTTCGAGTTTGATCTGTCCGACGCGTTGCGGCAGTTCATGGAAGGCGGCATGTTCGGCGGCGCGTTTGGCCAGCAGTCGCGGGGCGGTTCCGGTCCGCAGCGCGTGCGCGGCAGCGATTTGCAGGTCAAGCTGAATTTGACGCTCGAAGAAATCGCGACCGGAGTCACGAAGAAGATCCGGGTGAAGCGGTACGCGAAGTGTCACGAATGCGACGGTTCCGGTGCGAAGAAGGGGACGCAGCGCAAGACATGTCCCACGTGCAAGGGGACGGGACAGATTCGGCAGGTGTCGAACACGATTCTGGGCCAGTTCGTGAACATCCAGCCCTGCACGCAGTGTCGCGGCGAAGGCAAGATCATTCCCGAGCCGTGTGCGCAGTGTCGGGGCGAGGGGCGCGATCGCGAGGACGCGGTCGTGGACGTGAGCATTCCGGCCGGGGTGGCGACGGGCAATTATCTGACGCTGCGCGGCGAAGGCAATGCGGGTCCGCGGGGCGGTCCGGCGGGGGATCTGATCGCGATTATCGAAGAGGTCGAGCACGAGCATTTTCGCCGCGACGGGGACAACATCCTCTACACGCTGCTGCTGAGCATTCCGCAATTGATCCTCGGGGATGAAGTCGATGTGCCGACCTTGACCGGCCAGGCGCGGCTGAAGATCGAGCCGGGCACGATTCCCGGGCGGATTTTGCGCATGCGCGGGAAGGGTCTGCCGGCAGTGAATTCGCGGCACGTCGGCGACGAGCTGGTGGAGGTCAAACTGCATGTGCCGTCGAAGTTGACCCCGCGCGAGCGAGAGCTCATCGAGGAGCTGAAGCGGAGCGAGAACTTCCGGCCCGGGGCGGGCGACAAGTCCTTTTTCGGCCGGATGAAGGACGCTTTCGGGAGCTGA
- a CDS encoding nucleotide exchange factor GrpE, which translates to MNEDTPITPAEAAAGGAALEPSAELEQLRREAEEWRDKYVRKLAEFENFRKRTRGELDAVRDVAVETVLLSLLPVLDDFDRMLADRNMPQDDPYRKGVELIRGKLWSAFAARGVTKLESLGQPFDPVEHEAMAVQPMAGFPAGTVLLVLAPGYRLGERVIRHAQVIVSGEVAPAGESGDGEEAAR; encoded by the coding sequence ATGAACGAAGATACACCGATTACTCCCGCGGAAGCGGCGGCGGGCGGCGCGGCGTTGGAGCCGTCCGCCGAGCTGGAGCAGCTGCGGCGCGAGGCTGAAGAGTGGCGCGACAAGTATGTGCGGAAGCTGGCGGAGTTCGAAAACTTTCGCAAGCGCACGCGCGGCGAGTTGGACGCGGTGCGCGACGTGGCGGTAGAGACGGTTTTGTTGTCGCTGTTGCCGGTGCTCGATGATTTCGACCGGATGCTGGCGGACCGGAATATGCCGCAGGACGATCCGTACCGTAAGGGTGTGGAGCTGATTCGCGGCAAGTTGTGGTCGGCGTTCGCGGCGCGCGGGGTTACGAAGTTGGAGAGTCTGGGTCAGCCCTTCGATCCGGTGGAGCACGAAGCGATGGCGGTGCAGCCGATGGCCGGATTTCCGGCGGGTACGGTGCTGCTGGTGCTCGCTCCCGGTTATCGGCTGGGCGAGCGTGTGATTCGCCATGCGCAGGTGATCGTCTCCGGGGAGGTCGCGCCGGCGGGCGAATCCGGGGACGGGGAGGAAGCCGCGCGTTAA